A segment of the Mytilus trossulus isolate FHL-02 chromosome 12, PNRI_Mtr1.1.1.hap1, whole genome shotgun sequence genome:
GCACTTTATATGCCTGTACCAGGTCAGGAATTTGGCAagtcttgtccattcgtttttaatgcgtattgttatatgattttgccatgtgattatggactttccgaatcgattttcctctaagttcagtatttttgtgattttacttttttatagcTTCCTGTCCGGCGACAGCCATAGCTCCGTGTTAAAGGGACGTACTTTAACCTATCATAGTTTACTTATACTAATTTacacttggatggagagttgtctcgtttgcactcataccacgtctacttatatttatatattaatatatttatttttcgacGATAAATTGTAACGTTTTACTTTAAGATAGGAACAATAAAGTTagttaaggaatgactgtacatgtaattttgactttgtctataaagaaataacatacaaaatgtggCGAACACTGAATAACCCGCGCAGCGCCTCATTACAAAGTGTGcaaaatagacagaaaaatataacagtcattcaactttgtatatatttggctttataactattttgatatgagcgtcactgataagtcttatgcagacgaaacccgcgtctggcgtactaaattataatccttgtacctttgataactatttacaacactGGGTAGATGTCTGCTGGTGgaagtttcgtccccgagggtaataccagccaagtagtcagcacttcggtgttgacatgaatatcaattatgtggatatttttataattttcctgtttacaaatctTAGAATGTTTCGAAAAACTATGGATTTTCgtatcccagacatagatttggcacatctttttggaattttgaatcctcaattctcttcaactttgtatttgtttgtctttataactttttttatatgaacgtcactgatgaatcttgtgtagacgaatgcgcgtctggcgtacttaataaactcatcatagaaaccggGACTACATTTAGTGTATACGcgagacgcgcgtttcgtctacaaaagactcatcagtgacgctcaaaaaagtttaaaatgccaaatacggtaagaagttgaagagcattgagaaccaaaattcctataagttttgccaaataccgCTAAGGTATgatactggtacctttgataactattccttataatttaattttaaataccaaTTTAAGCCGGagtaatttattgaaaaaacgttgatgacttCACTgttacatgacaaaattatgtctattggctgatagacaaaacactgacaaccaatcaaaacacacattacatccaaaatgaattttttaaagatattacaaTGCTTTTGTCATTGTTAAATGAAACGACAAATAACACGTGTATGCAAGAAGGCAAAATCAATAATTTCCgaaagtattttttaatttacgaTTTCCTAGTTACTAAACATGCTTAACACATTTGATCTCTTATTTTTGTCAGCACATTACCGATTAAAGTAGATACCAAAAATGAatactgttatataaatataatccGACTAATTTGGGAGTGATTTCACCAATATTTTGGACATTGATATCATGGTTTAGATCAATATATTTTGTTCTCTTTGGCGACAAGTTCAATTACGTTGACTTCGGACACTTTGCTCTCAAATCTTCCTCCATGTCGCTTGCCTACTATAGTCAGCATGATTGTAAGAAATACCATTATTATAGCATATACAACTAATTGATGTAGAAACATATCATAACCATAATATTCATAGAGATATCCAATGACCCATAGATATGACATTCCACCCAGAGCACCACCCATTAGAACGAAAGTGATCGCAAAGCCAGTAAATTCAACGTGGAAATCTCCCCACGCTATACCTGATGGAAAAAGAGGTGCAACAAAAAATCCCATAGATGCAGTTAATATCCATAAAGCGAGATCACTATCCCTTGCGAATATTTCCAGGAGAACTACTGTCACAAAAGTACCAAACACTTCAATTAATATAAGAACTCTAATAGGTATATATCTACCAGTAAACAAACCCAAAAATCTACCCACGGCAAAACTAATCCAAAATTCGGTGTTTAGTAGTGAACCATTATCTCCGGAAAATTGGTGTTTATCAATTGCGTAACTTCGAATGAACTTTCCATATAGTCTATCGCCACCAAcctgattgaaaaaataaatgaataaaagaacAAATACTTGAACCCCAAACCAACGATCGCCCTTTGAGCAGGTCGCGGGATCAACAACCTTAACTATCTGTTTTACTATTGTATCATTATCATTTAATATCTTTCTTTCACCAGCGATTTGTCGAAAGAAAATTTGATATATGTAAAACACAACTGATACGGACGCGACTATAATCCCTATGATCAAATATCCTGTTTCAATACGCGattcttttaaatacatttctGTATCATTAGAGCCTATGGTTGGTGATACGAATGGAACTGACGTTATATTGGCTGTCTCTGTCATATTGTCTGAAGATGGTGATAAAACAGCCAGGAAAGGATTCAATATTTGTGGAACAATAAACGACCCCATTCCAAATCCAAAATGAAGCACATGCATTGGTCCCGTAGCTTTCTCTTGCCAAAtattaaggattattttctgtccagctgaaaattaaaaaaaaacggttttatAATTAGATTAGATATATTTTGAGTTTTGAAAGACAGGAATGTTGCAATAATGTTTTATGTCCAGCATTCTGTCcgatgtaaaacaaataattatacgACATAAATTTTGTGATTCAACAAAAGGAATGGTTGAATAATATTTGAAGTCTAGAGTGAAGTATAATAGCAAACATGGTACCAATTTAACTTTATCATGAAGGAATAAACGTCAAATGTAGGACTGTTAATTGAGTCCAAAATCTTGCAAAGCCAAAAAACCgtatataaacattaaaaaaataaagtgatggtaaaacaaaaaggtaaaaattgtAAAGCCAAACCCTGAAAGCAAAATCAGTAATTGTAGAAAATACAATCCTtgaattaaaatgattttaattagTTTTAACAACAATAGCTGTGTATTCATGCCCGTATCTGGTTTGTAATATGTACTTCTTATAGAATAACTAATCgaagaattaaaataaataaaattattattattattattatttacaatatttatatagcgcattatctaattaaaattactCTAAGCGCTtaacataaaacaatcaatacaGTTAAAAGAGGTGttaaacactaaaaaaatcaatgcaataagaatgaaataaaatttggaagcacatataaaaaacaagatggacaaaaaagtaaaatataaaaaaaaagaaaaaagaaaaggcttttttttgtatgaattataattCTGTTGTAAAACATAGATGAATAAGTGCAATTTATATATCCCTTAGCTAGAAAACTTGCTAAACTGGTCCAAAATTGCATGTACAGTGATATTttataattcttatatgagtatataccatgtataccatttgcctagattgtaaaaggctaccataagaaaaacaaaaaaacttgaaaaatcatgagattattttgaccaagagctattTTTTACCATAAACAAGTCATCAAATACATgctttattgatttcaatcagaaaaattgcaaaaatgagaacttggagtcaagtcttaactgcatgcatgttgtatgactataaaaggctaacatacttgagtatgccaatttaagagcttaaaggagtaggtccggtaagagccctttttggccccaaaatatagcagttttacaaaattgttaaaatgaaacttttagttttttatggGATAATAGAATGGATCCGCTACATAAATATTggttgtttttgacaatacaatgcacatatattgagtactagcaccattaagtcatgctaaattactgaaatcttcacaattccaacattttagttaaattttagacggtttccgtgtaaaacgaaagtggccgcattcgtgttcatccaaaatattgagatggaagttgtatttgatgataatacataacatatataaagatttaggatgaacacggatgcggccactttcatttttgacaaaaactatctgaaaagtgacattttttcgcatatttggtagatttttcatactttagcttaaatcggatcgtttttaatgactaaaagagttaaaatctttcacaaacaataattgaatcaaatgaaatagacacttaagtgtttaaaaagtggtcaaaatctttcgtcagatgaaactgaaatttgaggccaaaatcggtccttaccggacctactcctttcccATAAGCAGGACGGTTGACCCAAAAAAGATGATTAGACATGATTActaacatcatatttgacttatttccATCGGAATTGGTACAACTTCTAAACATTGGATTTTTGGTGATTCTCTgtaataggaagtacaccactaattaaTGGCCTCATTTCTTTCTATACCTCAATTTCGAGTGTTCACAGCTCTTTTatcttaagttcaaataaagtgacaattattgcatgtcaaagcaacaccttctggtgtcctgttgtgaaaaaaatcaacataccttacatggcatatcagaaagaactggttcccggaacttcggatgtaccaaaacaggtacttccgatctgacaaaaaggcaaaatgtgcccttctttttaaatttcatttcattttttatcaacgccgattgttgtatgacgtcagagagttCAATAACCACGGTTGTCCCATGTGAAACTAtcggtttttatttaacttggAAATCAATGTAATGTATTGCTTCCAATATACTAAATAGATTAACAGTCATCCTTCAGAAATATCGCGCCAGTTTAAAGGGTTATAGTTAAAGTAGATAAATATTACTTAATACGCacatatatttatgaatatgatTCGACAAGTCTTTGCTGATGCTGAATTTTTCTAGGCTACTAGTTAGACCCTTTTCGAGCACGAGCCCATTGTAGTTCCCACTCGAGGCAAGTGGCTGCGTACAgttttaaaacaatgatttttgtATACTCTGTTGAATTAgcgcttttcaaattttaatatattgatacATGTGTACTGATTACAAAGTTGCCAAGTGATATTTGCTATTatctttgttttatatgaaGATCATCTAAATAAGtaatatctatattttgttattgttttaccTATGTTTATTACTCCTTCAAATGTACCTCCAAGTGCGAGTAAAAACCATAACAGAGATACATTGCCACAATAAGGTACTATTACAGTGGCTATCGCTGCTCCGTCCAGACAAACGGCAATCATCAAATCACAATAATGTCCTAGTTTGTCAACGAGAGGTCCACCTATAACTGCTCCTATAAAATACCCTGCACTCCTTCCAGAAGTTGCACGAGATACTAATTCATAgtccgattttgtttttatgatgaGATCTTTTTGGGTTGGTCCAGTTATTTCGGTAAACAGTCCCTGAAATGTATTTAAGTGTTTATAAACCCATTCAACATTACATACACGTTATTACATAATATCTGCACTCATAATGTTATGGTAACCAATAAAATCAATTCTGTATAAATATATCAGGCTTACGAGTTTTAAGGGGTATTTGCCAAATATACCGTAGAAGGGGCAAACAAACTTTCTCTGCTGCTATTTCTATCCATCTCAACAAAATGTCAGAAGTAGTGTTTTTTTTAGACATAGTATTtctcatatatagatataggaagatgtggtgtgagtgccaatgagacaactctccatccaaataacaatttaaaaattaaaccattataggttaaagtacggccttcaacacggagccttggctcacaccgaacaacaagctataaagggccccaaaattactagtgtaaaaccattcaaacgggaaaaccaacggtctaatctatataaacaaaacgagaaacgagaaacacgtatatattacataaacaaacgacaactactgtacatcagattcctgacttaggacaggtgcaaacatttgcagcgggattaaacgttttaatgggcccaaaccttctccctttttctgaaacaatagcataacatcacaacatataaaaacatacgataaaatatcaattagcagacttaactcaatcaaaaaacgtatgattacacaaagaacgaataaatttgatctgcgatatctgaatacaaatgcacaggtaattaaatattagagacaaacagttatgaccaaaaggctatcaaacaaattcaaacacactgagaaatatttaaccaatcaatgttcactttagaaaaaaaacctgtttttttataatcttgaagtttatacaaatgttgtaagaataagtgaaaaattgaagatattacaaataatcaaagctggtatacagccaagatccatataaataataaatgacaaa
Coding sequences within it:
- the LOC134693843 gene encoding sodium-dependent glucose transporter 1A-like, yielding MAEEEKAAQTTLTTTEKVVKTIFLVLTWVMIGLFTEITGPTQKDLIIKTKSDYELVSRATSGRSAGYFIGAVIGGPLVDKLGHYCDLMIAVCLDGAAIATVIVPYCGNVSLLWFLLALGGTFEGVINIAGQKIILNIWQEKATGPMHVLHFGFGMGSFIVPQILNPFLAVLSPSSDNMTETANITSVPFVSPTIGSNDTEMYLKESRIETGYLIIGIIVASVSVVFYIYQIFFRQIAGERKILNDNDTIVKQIVKVVDPATCSKGDRWFGVQVFVLLFIYFFNQVGGDRLYGKFIRSYAIDKHQFSGDNGSLLNTEFWISFAVGRFLGLFTGRYIPIRVLILIEVFGTFVTVVLLEIFARDSDLALWILTASMGFFVAPLFPSGIAWGDFHVEFTGFAITFVLMGGALGGMSYLWVIGYLYEYYGYDMFLHQLVVYAIIMVFLTIMLTIVGKRHGGRFESKVSEVNVIELVAKENKIY